A genome region from Erigeron canadensis isolate Cc75 chromosome 3, C_canadensis_v1, whole genome shotgun sequence includes the following:
- the LOC122593592 gene encoding small polypeptide DEVIL 14 yields the protein MAMASSAAFKLLKQRSLVRCSKQIREQKARLYIIWRCTKFLICSHD from the coding sequence ATGGCAATGGCAAGTTCAGCAGCCTTCAAGTTATTGAAGCAACGGTCACTCGTGAGATGTTCGAAGCAAATTCGGGAACAAAAGGCACGGCTTTATATTATATGGAGGTGTACCAAGTTTCTTATTTGCTCCCACGATTAG